A genome region from Cystobacter fuscus DSM 2262 includes the following:
- a CDS encoding ATP-grasp domain-containing protein, producing the protein MPAKKVSSKKASVQARAKAPPRTVEPRPSSGAASPPRLPRSKRTVVILSRKRSLYSTRRLVEAIRRRGHRPLVLDTLRCTMVLAPSQPRMLYRGVDIKGVDVVIPRIGASITGYGLAVVAHFEMMGVPVLNSALAISQSRDKLRALQLLCRAGLDAPRTVMAHDRSNMRKLVEEVGGLPVIIKLLRGTQGVGVMIAHTLQEVQTIGNTFWDLGQEVVLQEFVAESKGRDVRALVVGNQVVGAMRRRAKQGEFRSNIHRGGEGSPVELSATYVEVAVRAARLLGLEIAGVDMLEGHKGPRLMELNSSPGFEGLERATGQDIAGEMIDHALALVEARAVATRPTL; encoded by the coding sequence ATGCCCGCCAAGAAGGTCTCGTCCAAGAAGGCGTCCGTCCAGGCGCGCGCCAAGGCGCCCCCGCGCACCGTGGAGCCCCGGCCCTCCTCCGGCGCGGCGTCCCCCCCCCGCCTGCCCCGGTCGAAGCGGACCGTGGTCATCCTCTCGCGCAAGCGCTCGCTCTACTCCACCCGTCGGCTCGTGGAGGCCATCCGGCGGCGCGGGCATCGGCCCCTGGTGCTCGACACGCTGCGCTGCACCATGGTGCTCGCCCCCAGCCAGCCGCGGATGCTCTACCGGGGGGTGGACATCAAGGGCGTGGACGTGGTGATTCCGCGCATTGGTGCCTCCATCACCGGCTATGGCCTGGCCGTGGTGGCGCACTTCGAGATGATGGGGGTGCCGGTGCTCAACAGCGCCCTGGCCATCTCCCAGAGCCGCGACAAGCTCCGGGCGCTCCAGTTGCTGTGCCGCGCGGGCCTGGACGCGCCGCGCACGGTGATGGCGCACGACCGCAGCAACATGCGCAAGCTGGTGGAGGAGGTGGGAGGGCTGCCCGTCATCATCAAGCTGTTGCGCGGCACGCAGGGCGTGGGGGTGATGATCGCCCACACGCTGCAGGAGGTGCAGACCATCGGCAACACCTTCTGGGACCTGGGGCAGGAGGTGGTGCTCCAGGAGTTCGTCGCGGAGAGCAAGGGCCGGGACGTGCGCGCCCTGGTGGTGGGCAACCAGGTGGTGGGCGCCATGCGCAGGCGGGCCAAGCAGGGCGAGTTCCGCTCCAACATCCACCGGGGCGGCGAGGGCAGCCCGGTGGAGCTGTCCGCCACCTATGTCGAGGTGGCGGTGCGGGCCGCGCGCCTGCTCGGGCTGGAGATCGCGGGGGTGGACATGCTGGAGGGCCACAAGGGGCCACGGCTCATGGAGCTCAACTCCAGTCCGGGCTTCGAGGGCCTGGAGCGGGCGACGGGGCAGGACATCGCCGGGGAGATGATCGACCACGCGCTCGCCCTGGTCGAGGCGCGCGCGGTCGCCACCCGTCCGACGTTGTAG
- a CDS encoding DsbA family oxidoreductase: protein MKPSSKPLQITIYQDVLCAWCYLADLRLETLKHEFGDIVRWRVRPYPLRVHDKRPTEKELRGLTQEISLAQKEPEPTARLLSTELWRGGDPPRSSIPALAALEAAHLQGPAARAHLARSMQKTALEQGVNVTRTDVIFELASRVGLDMSPFSVAYHSADTRKLILDEHQLATSRGVRGVPTLVIAGRWMVCGLREVSEYREYILGCLSKLYTPRAGSSERVVH, encoded by the coding sequence ATGAAGCCCTCCTCCAAACCACTGCAGATCACCATCTACCAGGATGTGTTGTGTGCCTGGTGCTATCTGGCCGACCTGCGGCTGGAGACCCTCAAGCATGAGTTCGGAGATATCGTCCGCTGGCGCGTGCGCCCCTATCCCCTGCGCGTCCACGACAAGCGGCCCACGGAGAAGGAACTGCGGGGACTGACGCAGGAAATCAGTCTGGCGCAGAAGGAGCCGGAGCCCACGGCGCGGCTGTTGTCGACGGAGCTGTGGCGGGGAGGAGATCCGCCGCGCTCGAGCATCCCGGCGCTCGCGGCGCTGGAGGCGGCGCACCTGCAGGGCCCCGCGGCGCGCGCGCACCTCGCGCGCTCCATGCAGAAGACGGCGCTGGAGCAGGGCGTCAACGTGACGCGCACGGATGTCATCTTCGAGCTGGCCAGCCGCGTGGGCCTGGACATGAGCCCCTTCTCGGTGGCGTACCACTCGGCCGACACGCGCAAGCTCATCCTCGACGAGCACCAGCTCGCCACGAGCCGGGGCGTGCGCGGGGTGCCCACGCTCGTCATCGCCGGCAGGTGGATGGTGTGCGGCCTGCGCGAGGTGAGCGAGTACCGCGAGTACATCCTCGGCTGTCTGAGCAAGCTGTACACGCCCCGCGCCGGCTCGTCCGAGCGCGTGGTCCATTGA
- a CDS encoding TadE/TadG family type IV pilus assembly protein, whose protein sequence is MTPRARFKQGQSGQASVEAALSLPLVVFLMLGTLQLFLMLQGRIMAEYAAFRAVRSGSVKHGDCTAMTHAAVLALMPSYHSFMAGGGSPAQKLGQAFGRYKDNVYRSSARGNPVEGALVWILRDSPVAATVPTEDQNFDQADSANRRMEIRLVYWYPLKIPFADWVISRMTLARWGLQDYTAQDPLTPVRRANWTAENPTSLEGAIRAELLRRVSIGFYSMPIHASASLRMMTPVRQRHFLTQNCAPAPEVL, encoded by the coding sequence ATGACTCCGCGTGCGCGCTTCAAGCAGGGACAGTCCGGCCAGGCGTCCGTCGAGGCGGCCTTGTCCCTGCCACTCGTCGTCTTCTTGATGCTGGGGACCTTGCAGCTGTTCCTGATGCTCCAGGGCCGCATCATGGCGGAGTACGCCGCCTTCCGGGCCGTGCGCTCGGGGAGCGTGAAGCATGGGGACTGCACGGCGATGACGCACGCGGCGGTGCTCGCCCTGATGCCCAGCTACCACTCCTTCATGGCGGGCGGTGGCTCGCCCGCCCAGAAGCTCGGCCAGGCGTTCGGCAGGTACAAGGACAACGTCTACCGGAGCTCGGCGCGGGGCAATCCCGTCGAGGGCGCCCTGGTGTGGATCCTCCGCGACAGCCCCGTGGCCGCCACGGTTCCCACCGAGGACCAGAACTTCGATCAGGCGGACAGCGCCAACCGGCGCATGGAGATCCGGCTCGTCTACTGGTACCCGCTCAAGATTCCCTTCGCCGACTGGGTCATCAGCCGCATGACGCTGGCGCGCTGGGGCCTGCAGGACTACACGGCGCAGGATCCGCTCACCCCCGTGCGGCGGGCGAACTGGACCGCGGAGAACCCCACCTCGCTCGAGGGGGCCATCCGCGCCGAACTCCTGCGTCGCGTCTCGATTGGCTTCTACTCCATGCCCATTCACGCCTCGGCGAGCCTGCGGATGATGACGCCCGTGCGCCAACGGCACTTCCTGACCCAGAACTGCGCTCCGGCGCCGGAGGTCCTGTGA
- a CDS encoding metallophosphoesterase, with protein MRLFAIGDTHLPSTRNKDMHRFGWTDHPLPLQRAWDEKVRPEDVVLVVGDISWATRANEVLDDLKWLDERPGRKVLVRGNHDYWWGDSASKLRRLLEPYKTMEGFLHNSSVVIGRWVIAGTRLWTAPEAPPMPGGEMGDESGDAGYVERETRRLMASIAEAEKKEKESPTPLTRVVAVHFPPIYANEKPTAFLGPIEAYKPKVCVYGHLHAGGIPAGFTGEKAGIRYVLASCDAAGFSPLLLDE; from the coding sequence ATGCGTCTCTTCGCCATCGGCGACACCCACCTGCCCTCCACCCGCAACAAGGACATGCACCGCTTCGGGTGGACGGATCACCCCCTGCCCCTGCAACGCGCCTGGGACGAGAAGGTCCGGCCCGAGGACGTGGTGCTCGTGGTGGGCGACATCTCGTGGGCCACGCGCGCCAACGAGGTGCTGGACGACTTGAAGTGGCTGGACGAGCGGCCGGGACGCAAGGTGCTGGTGCGCGGCAACCACGACTACTGGTGGGGCGACTCGGCGTCGAAGCTGCGCCGGCTGCTCGAGCCCTACAAGACGATGGAGGGCTTTCTCCACAACAGCTCGGTGGTCATCGGCCGGTGGGTGATCGCCGGCACGCGGCTGTGGACCGCGCCCGAGGCTCCGCCCATGCCCGGCGGGGAGATGGGTGATGAGTCCGGGGACGCGGGCTACGTGGAGCGCGAGACGCGCCGGCTGATGGCGTCCATCGCGGAGGCGGAGAAGAAGGAGAAGGAGAGCCCCACGCCCCTCACGCGCGTGGTGGCGGTGCACTTCCCGCCCATCTACGCCAATGAGAAGCCCACGGCGTTCCTCGGGCCCATCGAGGCGTACAAGCCCAAGGTGTGCGTCTACGGGCACCTGCACGCCGGGGGCATCCCCGCGGGCTTCACCGGGGAGAAGGCCGGCATCCGCTACGTGCTGGCCTCGTGCGACGCGGCGGGCTTCTCGCCCCTGCTGCTGGACGAGTAG
- a CDS encoding N-acetylmuramoyl-L-alanine amidase, with protein sequence MRPFRPPMVAAVAALCLSACGPQDTVENAPPSAVEDTRTPEQSEAQRTPHELNEAFARAAGEFQVPADLLKAIAYAETRFEMLSTQQEFEGMPAAHGLMALRGENLARGARLAGVTEEAARTKPEENIRAAAALLSSYAAQAGLDRSDVGAWAPVVVKLSGITHPDAQAEYVHRDVYGVMRKGMVARTPEGRVAVSLMPSEVAARFDSPRVRAMLAGPDYAAAVWRPSPNYGSRPTGAQGDVQMIVIHTCEGTYSSCWSWLTNSASGVSAHYVVREDGGEISQLVRESDRGWHVGASYDPSLNGGTMGSLSGVSVNHFSVGIEHGGSASQSSFPAGQIEASAKLSCDISKGQAVPIDSYHIVAHGKLQPASRTDPGPNWPWSTYLSKVKSYCGTPSTTAITVDSDNALNDSAKGYIELTGTWASASSTPNYFGSDYLYAATEAVSEPATFHFYLPTAGTRTISAWWTSGTNRSTATPFVVYGGATKLGSVNVNQQVGGGAWNTLGTWSFPAGWNKVQVSRWAPAGFVVVADAIRVQ encoded by the coding sequence ATGCGTCCTTTCCGTCCCCCGATGGTGGCCGCTGTCGCGGCGTTGTGCCTTTCCGCCTGTGGTCCGCAAGACACCGTGGAGAACGCCCCTCCCTCCGCCGTGGAAGACACGCGCACCCCGGAGCAGAGTGAGGCGCAGCGCACGCCCCATGAGCTGAACGAGGCATTTGCCCGGGCGGCCGGTGAGTTCCAGGTACCGGCGGATCTGCTCAAGGCCATTGCCTACGCCGAGACGCGCTTCGAGATGCTCTCCACCCAGCAGGAGTTCGAGGGCATGCCGGCGGCGCACGGTCTGATGGCGCTGCGGGGCGAGAACCTGGCGCGAGGCGCGCGGCTGGCGGGAGTGACGGAGGAGGCGGCGCGCACGAAGCCGGAGGAGAACATCCGGGCGGCGGCGGCGCTGCTGTCGAGCTACGCGGCGCAAGCGGGACTGGACCGGAGCGACGTGGGGGCGTGGGCTCCGGTGGTGGTGAAGCTGAGCGGCATCACGCATCCGGACGCGCAGGCGGAGTACGTGCACCGGGACGTGTACGGGGTGATGCGCAAGGGCATGGTGGCGCGGACGCCGGAGGGCCGGGTGGCGGTGTCGCTGATGCCGAGCGAGGTGGCGGCCCGGTTCGACTCACCGAGGGTGCGCGCGATGCTGGCGGGTCCGGACTACGCCGCGGCCGTCTGGCGTCCCTCGCCCAACTACGGCTCGCGTCCCACGGGTGCCCAGGGCGACGTGCAGATGATCGTCATCCACACGTGTGAGGGCACCTACTCCAGTTGCTGGAGCTGGCTGACGAACTCGGCCTCCGGGGTGAGCGCGCACTACGTGGTGAGGGAGGATGGCGGCGAGATCTCCCAGTTGGTGCGCGAGTCGGACCGGGGCTGGCACGTGGGCGCGTCGTACGATCCCTCGCTCAACGGGGGCACGATGGGCTCGCTGAGTGGCGTGTCGGTGAACCACTTCTCGGTGGGTATCGAGCACGGCGGCTCGGCCAGCCAGAGCTCCTTCCCGGCGGGACAGATCGAGGCGTCGGCGAAGCTCTCGTGCGACATCTCCAAGGGCCAGGCGGTGCCGATCGACAGCTACCACATCGTGGCGCACGGCAAGCTCCAGCCGGCCAGCCGCACGGACCCGGGTCCCAACTGGCCGTGGAGCACGTACCTCAGCAAGGTGAAGAGCTACTGCGGCACCCCCAGCACCACGGCCATCACCGTCGACAGCGACAACGCCCTCAACGACAGCGCCAAGGGCTACATCGAGCTGACGGGCACGTGGGCGTCCGCGTCCTCGACGCCGAACTACTTCGGCTCGGACTACCTCTACGCCGCGACGGAGGCCGTGTCGGAGCCGGCGACGTTCCACTTCTACCTGCCCACGGCGGGCACCCGGACGATCTCCGCCTGGTGGACGTCGGGCACCAACCGCTCGACGGCGACGCCCTTCGTCGTCTACGGGGGCGCCACGAAGCTGGGCTCGGTGAACGTGAACCAGCAGGTGGGGGGCGGGGCCTGGAACACGCTCGGCACCTGGAGCTTCCCGGCCGGATGGAACAAGGTGCAGGTCAGCCGCTGGGCTCCCGCGGGCTTCGTGGTCGTCGCGGACGCCATCCGCGTGCAATAG
- a CDS encoding sigma 54-interacting transcriptional regulator gives MRTPEPHPDDILTNPGENGLDSVVAPDAGVGAGTEILVLEPRATLKLRKCRVQVTAGPDEGRSIVSDKERLRCGAHPTNDLVLAEDRTASRHHFEILNTERGWLLVDLNSTNGTFLEGRRVERAYLSAGAVVRAGSSVLSFTPIDEEVTVEPDREGELGGMVGQSVHMRQVFALIKKIAPLDVSVIIGGETGTGKELVARAIHERSSRGKGPLVVLDCGAIPPHLIESELFGHEKGAFTGAVTERPGAFERAHGGTIFLDELGELRLDLQPKLLRVLENREVRRVGGNDVLSVDCRVIAATNRDLVKEIAAGHFREDLFFRLSVIHLQLPPLRERREDIPLILSRALADPEVLARHGRKHISPEALALLMAYAWPGNVRELVNVLSHVLAFSEGEEVLPEHLPARVRGQARELPLPFNEHLTFKDAKEQLLENFEREYITRVLSRCEGNLSRAARESGLHRKSIERLVKKYQLDAKGMKPR, from the coding sequence ATGCGTACCCCCGAACCGCACCCGGACGACATCCTCACCAATCCGGGAGAGAACGGTCTCGACTCCGTCGTGGCCCCGGATGCGGGCGTCGGCGCCGGCACGGAAATCCTCGTGTTGGAGCCCCGCGCCACGCTCAAGTTGCGCAAATGTCGCGTTCAGGTGACGGCCGGACCGGACGAGGGGCGCTCGATCGTCTCGGACAAGGAGCGCCTGCGCTGCGGGGCCCACCCCACCAATGACCTGGTGCTCGCCGAGGATCGCACCGCCAGCCGCCACCACTTCGAGATCCTCAACACCGAGCGGGGCTGGCTCCTGGTGGACCTCAACTCCACCAATGGCACCTTCCTGGAGGGGCGGCGCGTGGAGCGCGCCTACCTGTCGGCGGGGGCCGTGGTGCGCGCGGGCTCCTCGGTGCTCTCCTTCACCCCCATCGACGAGGAGGTGACGGTCGAGCCGGACCGCGAGGGCGAGCTTGGGGGCATGGTGGGGCAGAGCGTGCACATGCGGCAGGTGTTCGCGCTCATCAAGAAGATCGCCCCGCTGGACGTCTCCGTCATCATCGGGGGCGAGACGGGCACGGGCAAGGAGCTGGTGGCGCGCGCCATCCACGAGCGCAGCAGCCGCGGCAAGGGCCCCCTGGTGGTGCTCGACTGCGGCGCCATTCCGCCCCACCTCATCGAGAGCGAGCTGTTCGGCCACGAGAAGGGCGCCTTCACCGGCGCGGTGACGGAGCGGCCGGGCGCGTTCGAGCGCGCCCACGGCGGCACCATCTTCCTCGACGAGCTGGGGGAGCTGCGGCTGGACCTGCAGCCCAAGCTCCTGCGTGTGCTGGAGAACCGCGAGGTGCGGCGCGTGGGCGGCAACGACGTGCTGTCGGTGGACTGCCGCGTCATCGCCGCCACCAACCGCGACCTGGTGAAGGAGATCGCCGCGGGCCACTTCCGCGAGGATCTCTTCTTCCGCCTGTCCGTCATCCACCTGCAACTGCCGCCGCTGCGCGAGCGCCGCGAGGACATCCCCCTCATCCTCTCGCGTGCCCTGGCGGATCCCGAGGTGCTCGCGCGCCATGGCCGCAAGCACATCTCCCCCGAGGCCCTCGCCCTGCTCATGGCCTACGCCTGGCCGGGCAACGTGCGCGAGCTGGTGAACGTGCTCTCGCACGTGCTCGCCTTCAGTGAGGGCGAGGAGGTGCTGCCCGAGCACCTGCCCGCGCGCGTGCGGGGTCAGGCGCGCGAGCTGCCGCTGCCCTTCAACGAGCACCTCACCTTCAAGGACGCCAAGGAGCAGCTCCTGGAGAACTTCGAGCGTGAGTACATCACCCGGGTCCTCTCGCGCTGCGAGGGCAACCTGTCCCGCGCGGCCCGCGAGAGCGGCCTGCACCGCAAGTCCATCGAGCGGTTGGTGAAGAAGTACCAGCTCGATGCCAAGGGCATGAAGCCGCGCTGA
- a CDS encoding TolB family protein — protein MTRERVMRTGRGGARRLAVLALALAGCGTGKCGGDASAPLSLDERRALPGVIAFVSERAPQRDVWLVRPTGEESQLTRAPEDEYPAAPSPDGAAMLVVSAAEVQGLHMEQLWLVPLDGGPRVKVTEPRGRARNPSWAPDGSWLVAESDAQGFSDVVRQAPRADAEVLGLATAREGNFEPSVSPDGSRVVFVSSREGDPELYVMKADGTDVRRLTHFPREDVAPRWSPDGQWISFLSDRDGRTRLYVMKADGTELRPVSASATVGDEREPAWSPDGRRLAFVAASKDPKETKARIWVVDVAGGEPVALTRGQAVEDQPAWSPEGKHLVFASERTGDVELFLMRADGSGQTPLTTSRGADWLPRWFIPRKPLSPDAGGP, from the coding sequence ATGACGCGTGAGCGGGTGATGCGGACGGGACGGGGGGGAGCGCGGCGGCTGGCCGTGCTCGCCCTGGCCCTGGCCGGGTGTGGGACGGGGAAGTGTGGCGGGGATGCGTCCGCGCCCCTGTCCCTGGACGAGCGGCGGGCCCTGCCGGGCGTCATCGCCTTCGTGTCCGAGCGGGCGCCCCAGCGCGACGTGTGGCTGGTGCGGCCCACGGGCGAGGAGTCCCAGCTCACGCGTGCTCCCGAGGACGAGTACCCCGCCGCGCCGTCTCCGGATGGCGCGGCGATGTTGGTGGTGTCCGCGGCGGAGGTGCAGGGGCTGCACATGGAGCAGCTCTGGCTCGTGCCGTTGGACGGAGGCCCCCGGGTGAAGGTGACGGAGCCCCGCGGGCGGGCTCGCAACCCGAGCTGGGCGCCGGACGGAAGCTGGCTGGTGGCCGAGTCGGATGCTCAGGGCTTCAGCGACGTGGTGCGGCAGGCGCCGCGCGCGGACGCGGAGGTGCTCGGACTGGCCACGGCGCGCGAGGGCAACTTCGAGCCGAGCGTGTCTCCGGATGGCTCGCGGGTGGTGTTCGTGTCCAGCCGAGAGGGGGACCCGGAGCTCTACGTGATGAAGGCGGATGGGACGGACGTGCGCCGGCTCACCCACTTTCCCCGGGAGGACGTGGCGCCGCGCTGGAGTCCGGATGGGCAGTGGATTTCCTTCCTGAGCGACCGGGATGGGCGCACGCGGCTGTATGTGATGAAGGCGGACGGGACGGAGCTGCGCCCGGTGTCGGCTAGCGCCACGGTGGGTGATGAGCGCGAGCCCGCGTGGAGTCCGGATGGACGCAGGCTGGCGTTCGTCGCGGCCTCGAAGGATCCAAAGGAGACAAAGGCGCGCATCTGGGTGGTGGACGTGGCGGGCGGCGAGCCGGTGGCGCTGACGCGAGGCCAGGCCGTGGAGGATCAACCGGCGTGGAGCCCCGAGGGCAAGCACCTGGTGTTCGCCTCGGAGCGCACCGGAGACGTGGAGCTGTTCCTGATGCGGGCGGACGGCAGCGGGCAGACCCCCTTGACGACGTCCCGGGGCGCGGACTGGCTGCCGCGCTGGTTCATCCCCCGGAAGCCGCTGTCACCGGACGCGGGCGGCCCCTGA
- a CDS encoding HYR domain-containing protein: protein MSYSWEDEPLVPPRSGHTPPGGLPSTGNPSTPRPAPTTPGETPALGGFVVVTGDDADDLWHCEGALCGGLFPSLFREAISRSRTGGQGILAIGVNGEQALTAFDSWNAPAQGGPGAAVTHVRSTEDISRVDFTLYAFVYLPSAQQHTLGGLTAKQIGALNERQPDLARFVNERGGSLIALTQAGVTGGWGFLPLPLTTRDTEFDVAQPTQELTAFAPSLTSAELSHKSFHNVFTGPSGYSGLRVLAVNDEVYHPDKGQPVMLGGSAIVLTAEDCADGRDNDGDGAVDGADPDCQVCGNGRVDPGEACDDGNTVGGDGCGASCQNENHAPEVTCRDATVCTDPGLCVATSPTGLATATDADGDEISWDTHPLGPYAPGTHGLCVTASDGRKIDSCWSNVTVRDCEAPRFTCPADFTVECSAEGSAPVSPPEVGATDNCAVAQVTSPQGGELPLGTHELVYTATDSAGNTATCAPKVTVVDSRPPSVSCPAPITAECTGRNSAYVTPGAAHATDSCTEAALSAPEADFYPLGVSTVRYTARDSSGNEASCTSTIQVVDQTPPTVDVTPPEPLWPVDQQYRTLRLEDCLTVYDRCSGGLTQTGATGGITCVSSDEPKGSEPDVVFVDATTVKVRVDREAEGDGRVYSLHFEVRDAAGNVTRGLCPVGVPLERGGAPVRDSGEQWRSCRSEGGAPSWKPLASRAR, encoded by the coding sequence GTGAGTTACAGCTGGGAGGACGAGCCGCTCGTGCCGCCCCGGAGTGGCCACACCCCGCCGGGCGGTCTGCCGTCCACTGGCAACCCCTCCACGCCCCGGCCCGCTCCCACGACGCCCGGCGAGACGCCCGCGCTGGGGGGCTTCGTCGTGGTCACCGGCGATGACGCCGATGACCTGTGGCACTGCGAGGGCGCGCTGTGTGGTGGGCTCTTCCCCTCGCTCTTCCGCGAGGCGATCTCCCGCTCGCGTACGGGGGGCCAGGGCATCCTCGCCATCGGCGTGAACGGCGAGCAGGCCCTGACGGCCTTCGACAGCTGGAATGCTCCGGCCCAGGGCGGCCCGGGCGCCGCCGTCACCCACGTGCGCTCCACCGAGGACATCTCGCGCGTGGACTTCACCCTCTACGCCTTCGTCTACCTGCCGTCGGCCCAGCAGCACACCCTCGGGGGACTCACCGCCAAGCAGATCGGCGCCCTCAACGAGCGCCAGCCGGACCTGGCGCGCTTCGTCAACGAGCGGGGCGGCTCGCTCATCGCGCTCACCCAGGCGGGTGTCACCGGGGGCTGGGGCTTCCTCCCGCTGCCGCTCACCACCCGTGACACCGAGTTCGACGTCGCCCAGCCGACCCAGGAGCTGACCGCCTTCGCGCCCTCGCTGACGAGCGCGGAGCTCAGCCACAAGTCCTTCCACAACGTCTTCACCGGGCCGAGCGGCTACTCGGGCCTGCGCGTGCTCGCCGTCAACGACGAGGTCTACCACCCGGACAAGGGCCAGCCGGTGATGCTCGGGGGCTCGGCCATCGTCCTCACCGCCGAGGACTGCGCGGATGGGCGCGACAACGACGGGGATGGCGCGGTGGACGGCGCGGACCCGGACTGCCAGGTGTGCGGCAATGGCCGGGTGGATCCCGGCGAGGCGTGCGATGACGGCAACACGGTGGGCGGCGATGGGTGCGGCGCCTCGTGCCAGAACGAGAACCACGCGCCCGAGGTCACCTGCCGCGATGCCACGGTGTGCACGGACCCGGGGCTGTGTGTCGCCACGAGCCCCACGGGGCTGGCCACCGCCACGGATGCGGACGGGGACGAGATCTCCTGGGACACGCACCCGCTGGGCCCCTATGCGCCGGGCACGCATGGCTTGTGCGTCACCGCGTCGGATGGGCGGAAGATCGACTCGTGCTGGTCCAACGTGACGGTGCGCGACTGCGAGGCGCCCCGGTTCACCTGCCCCGCGGACTTCACGGTGGAGTGCTCGGCCGAAGGGAGCGCGCCGGTGTCGCCGCCCGAGGTGGGCGCCACGGACAACTGCGCCGTGGCCCAGGTGACGAGTCCCCAGGGAGGCGAGCTGCCGCTGGGCACGCATGAGCTCGTCTACACGGCGACGGACTCGGCCGGCAACACCGCCACGTGCGCGCCCAAGGTCACGGTGGTGGACTCGCGGCCGCCCTCGGTCTCGTGCCCCGCGCCCATCACCGCCGAGTGCACCGGCCGCAACTCCGCCTACGTGACGCCCGGCGCGGCCCACGCCACGGACTCCTGCACCGAGGCCGCGCTGTCCGCTCCCGAGGCGGACTTCTACCCGCTCGGCGTGAGCACCGTGCGCTACACGGCGCGGGACAGCTCGGGCAACGAGGCCTCGTGCACCTCCACCATCCAGGTGGTGGATCAGACGCCGCCCACGGTGGACGTGACGCCACCCGAGCCCCTGTGGCCGGTGGATCAGCAGTACCGCACGCTGCGCCTGGAGGACTGCCTCACGGTGTACGACCGGTGCAGCGGTGGGCTCACGCAGACGGGGGCCACGGGCGGCATCACCTGCGTGTCCTCGGACGAGCCGAAGGGGAGCGAGCCGGACGTCGTCTTCGTGGACGCCACGACGGTGAAGGTGCGCGTGGACCGCGAGGCCGAGGGAGATGGGCGCGTGTACTCGCTGCACTTCGAGGTGCGGGACGCGGCGGGCAATGTCACCCGGGGGCTGTGCCCGGTGGGCGTGCCGCTGGAGCGCGGTGGGGCGCCCGTGCGGGACAGCGGCGAGCAGTGGCGCTCGTGCCGGAGCGAGGGCGGTGCGCCCTCGTGGAAGCCCCTGGCCTCCCGGGCCCGCTGA